In Chlorocebus sabaeus isolate Y175 chromosome 11, mChlSab1.0.hap1, whole genome shotgun sequence, one DNA window encodes the following:
- the CSRNP2 gene encoding cysteine/serine-rich nuclear protein 2, with product MDAFTGSGLKRKFDDVDVGSSVSNSDDEISSSDSADSCDSLNPPTTASFTPTSILKRQKQLRRKNVRFDQVTVYYFARRQGFTSVPSQGGSSLGMAQRHNSVRSYTLCEFAQEQEVNHREILREHLKEEKLHAKKMKLTKNGTVESVEADGLTLDDVSDEDIDVENVEVDDYFFLQPLPTKRRRALLRASGVHRIDAEEKQELRAIRLSREECGCDCRLYCDPEACACSQAGIKCQVDRMSFPCGCSRDGCGNMAGRIEFNPIRVRTHYLHTIMKLELESKRQVSRPAAPDEEPSPTASCSLTGAQGSETQDFQEFIAENETAVMHLQSAEELERLKAEEDSSGSSATLDSSIESLGVCILEEPLAVPEELCPGLTAPILIQAQLPPGSSVLCFTENSDHPTASAVNSPSYLNSGPLVYYQVEQRPVLGVKGEPGTEEGSASFPKEKDLNVFSLPVTSLVACSSTDPTALCKSEVGKTPTLEALLPEDCNPEEPESEDFRPSWSPSSLPFRTDNEEGCGVVKTSQQNEDRPPEDSSLELPLAV from the exons ATGGATGCATTCACGGGCTCGGGTCTCAAGAGGAAGTTTGATGATGTGGATGTGGGCTCATCAGTTTCCAACTCGGATGATGAGATCTCCAGCAGCGATAGTGCTGACAGCTGCGACAGCCTCAACCCTCCTACCACTGCCAGCTTCACAC CCACATCCATCCTGAAGCGGCAGAAGCAGCTGCGGAGGAAGAATGTACGCTTTGACCAGGTGACTGTATACTACTTTGCCCGGCGCCAGGGTTTTACCAGTGTGCCCAGCCAGGGTGGTAGCTCACTGGGCATGGCCCAGCGCCATAACTCTGTACGGAGCTACACACTCTGTGAGTTTGCCCAGGAACAGGAGGTGAACCATCGAGAGATTCTGCGTGAGCACCTGAAGGAAGAGAAACTCCACGCCAAAAAAATGAAG CTGACCAAGAATGGGACAGTGGAGTCGGTGGAGGCCGATGGCCTGACGCTGGATGATGTGTCAGATGAAGATATTGATGTGGAAAATGTGGAGGTGGACGATTACTtcttcctgcagcctctgcccaccAAACGGCGACGGGCCCTGCTGAGGGCTTCTGGGGTCCACCGCATTGATGCTGAAGAGAAGCAAGAACTTCGAGCCATCCGCCTGTCACGGGAAGAATGTGGTTGTGACTGCCGACTGTATTGTGACCCAGAAGCGTGTGCCTGCAGCCAGGCTGGGATTAAATGCCAG GTGGATCGCATGTCCTTTCCATGTGGCTGCTCCCGGGATGGCTGTGGGAACATGGCAGGGCGCATTGAATTTAATCCAATCCGGGTCCGGACTCATTACCTCCACACCATTATGAAGCTGGAGCTGGAGAGCAAGCGGCAGGTGAGCCGCCCAGCAGCCCCAGATGAGGAGCCCTCCCCCACTGCCAGTTGCAGCCTGACAGGAGCACAGGGCTCTGAGACCCAGGACTTCCAGGAGTTCATTGCTGAGAATGAGACAGCAGTGATGCACCTGCAGAGTGCAGAGGAACTGGAGCGGCTCAAGGCAGAAGAAGATTCCAGCGGCTCTAGTGCCACCCTGGACTCGAGCATTGAGAGCCTGGGTGTGTGCATCCTGGAGGAGCCCCTGGCTGTCCCCGAAGAGCTGTGCCCAGGCCTTACAGCCCCCATTCTCATCCAGGCTCAGCTGCCCCCAGGCTCCTCTGTCCTGTGTTTTACCGAGAACTCAGACCACCCAACTGCCTCAGCGGTGAACAGCCCATCCTACTTGAACAGTGGGCCCCTGGTCTATTATCAAGTGGAGCAGAGGCCAGTCTTGGGAGTGAAAGGAGAGCCTGGTACAGAAGAAGGCTCAGCCTCTTTCCCAAAGGAGAAGGATCTGAATGTCTTCTCTCTCCCTGTTACCTCACTGGTGGCTTGTAGCTCCACAGACCCAACTGCCCTCTGTAAATCAGAGGTGGGGAAAACGCCCACCCTAGAAGCGCTATTGCCCGAAGATTGTAACCCTGAGGAGCCTGAAAGTGAAGACTTCCGCCCTTCCTGGTCCCCCTCAAGCCTCCCCTTCCGCACGGACAATGAAGAGGGCTGTGGGGTGGTGAAGACCTCCCAGCAGAATGAGGATCGGCCCCCTGAAGATTCTTCCTTAGAACTCCCTCTGGCAGTGTGA